The Kordia sp. SMS9 DNA window AAACGTTTGGAAGATTTTAAGTTGCAAGAAAAACCTATTTTTCAGCCTTTATCTGGTGACAGTTTCCATAAAAACTTCTTTATAGAGTTAGACTTGCACAAGTCGATAGCTGATTTTTTTGAAATTCGAAACACAACGATTGAACTCGCCAGAAATTTCCATGAAAATGATTGGCATAAAGTATCTATTCATCCCGAATACAAAACCTATACACCGTATATTATGTTACGCCATTTATTAATGCATGATCATGCACATCTGTATAAAATAGAAGATATGGGATTTGGAACAAGGCATGTTAATCTTTAAAACTTGAATTGTGTTCGTTTGAGTTATTCCACCAATCTACCACTTCAATTGTCAGCTTGGAAACTTCATCATGCTGTACATCAAAACCATAATTGTCATTCAATTCGAACGTAAGTTTCTTTGATATTTTTACAGCATCAGCATCTTTATACAATTCACTGAGAAGCAAGTGGTTTATAGAGTCAAATTCATCTTCTGGCGAATCAGGTATCAATTCCCAAGCATTAATGATCGTTCTTAATTCCGTAAATTTTCTTTTGTATTCTTTGCTTCGTTTTGACATTATTTAAAAGCTTTTAATTTTTGCACCAATTAGTTCGCTATCGAAAACTCCATTGTTTATACGTCGTCATGGCTTCTAATTTATTTTCTTTAGCATCGTCTAATTCGGGAAAGAAGTCGATTCCTGTGCGTTTTTCGAGTTCATCTACGGAAACTACATATTCATACAGCGGTTTGTTGGAAACTTTGTGCGGCAACAAAAACGCAATGATTTTGGTATTTCCGCCAGAATTATCTAATAAGATTTTATAAAAATACTTAGGAACCGCCACAGCTTCGCTTCCAATAGTTTTGAGATTGTTTTCTAAAATGCCGCCTGTAACCACATATACGCCGTCATATTTTTTTGCCCAATAGCGTACTTTTTGCTCCAATCGGTTCCAAACACCTGCGTTAAATTCGTGCTGTTGCGGAGAAATATTACTCGTCAAGAAGGTTTCCGTAAAGGCAGCTTTGGTATACTTTCGGTCGGCAGCCGGACATAAATGCCCACGATCGTATCCAGAGTTTTTATAATTTCGCCAATGTGCTGATTCCGTTGGCACAGCTTCGTCCTGTTCAAAATACGGACGTTTAAAATCTGTATATACTAATTGGTTTTTCTTCAATTCGTACGCCACCCATTCTGCCTGTTCGAATGCTTCATGATACGACAACGAATAGCCTTCATGATGGATCACTTGTCCCGTAGTTGAACTTGGTAAGTAAAATTTGTTGGTTAGCTTTTTTGGTTGACTGTTATCAGATTGCTTTTTCGTTTCGTGAACTTCCACATTAGAATCGTCAGTATTTACAACCTGATTGTCAAGATATTGCTCAAACAGAATCACCGCTGCTCCAATGAGCAATGCGAGTAAAGGATATATTTTGTTTCGTTTCAATTATTTTAGTTTGTTTTTATGTTTATTCGCGGATTTGTTTTTGTGAATTTGTTTTTATGAATTTCCTTAGAAAATTTTCAGCCCAAGTTATCAAATTAGTACATTTTCAAATCATCAAATTAAAAACAACTAGCTTTTCACATCCAACGCATCACGCAACGCGTTTCCAATCAACATAAACGCCATCACCAAACTCATGATCGCAATTCCTGGAATGATAGCTAAATACGGTTTCCCAAGAATGATGTAACTGTAATGATCTTTAATCATCGCGCCCCAACTTGGCATCGGTGGTTGCGCTCCAATTCCTAAAAAACTCAGTCCACTTTCTATGAGAATTGCCGCTGCAAAGTTTGCTGCGGAAATTACAATGACAGGCGCCATAATGTTGGGCAATATATGTTTGATGATGATTCTAAAATCATGATAACCCAACGCACGCGCCGCAGTTACGTATTGCATCTGTTTGACGCTTAATACTTGCCCGCGCACAATCCGTGCAACTTCTACCCACATGGTCAATCCGACGGCGACAAATACTTGCCAAAATCCTTTTCCCAGCGTAAGCGTAATCGCGATGACTAATAATAAGGTTGGAATAGACCAAGTCACGT harbors:
- a CDS encoding DinB family protein, whose translation is MNQKIESILVALQQTPRLLCELIDEIDTELYQKEIIQGKWSIHEHATHIAVGDIYGFQKRLEDFKLQEKPIFQPLSGDSFHKNFFIELDLHKSIADFFEIRNTTIELARNFHENDWHKVSIHPEYKTYTPYIMLRHLLMHDHAHLYKIEDMGFGTRHVNL
- a CDS encoding DNA/RNA non-specific endonuclease, with translation MKRNKIYPLLALLIGAAVILFEQYLDNQVVNTDDSNVEVHETKKQSDNSQPKKLTNKFYLPSSTTGQVIHHEGYSLSYHEAFEQAEWVAYELKKNQLVYTDFKRPYFEQDEAVPTESAHWRNYKNSGYDRGHLCPAADRKYTKAAFTETFLTSNISPQQHEFNAGVWNRLEQKVRYWAKKYDGVYVVTGGILENNLKTIGSEAVAVPKYFYKILLDNSGGNTKIIAFLLPHKVSNKPLYEYVVSVDELEKRTGIDFFPELDDAKENKLEAMTTYKQWSFR